The Bacteroidota bacterium DNA window AATGCCCCACTTCGGAAAATATTTTACGAGCATGGTATGCGTGCTTCCGAAAATTGCGCGTGCGGAAATAATATGGTCTCCTGTTTTCAGAAATGCCATGAAACTTGCGAACACAGCAGCCATTCCCGTTGCGGTGGCGTAGGCGGCTTCCGTTCCTTCGAGCAGCGCCATTTTATCTTCCAACTCTTTTACGCCCGGATTTGAAAAGCGGCTGTAAATATTTCCTGCTTTTTCTTCGGCAAACACCGCGCGCATTTCTTCTCCTGAATCAAAGGTGAAACCGGAGGTGAGAAACAGAGGAGAAGAATTTTCTTTCTCCTGCGTTTGCTTCACGCGCGTGCGGACGGCTATGGTTTCAAATCTTTTTTTCATTCACTGAAACTTTATATTCAACCTTTGCTCCTGCCATCCGCAATGTTTTTGCCACCGAACAATATTTCTCTATCGAAAGTTCAACGGCTCGCTTTGCTTTTTCGGATTCAATTTTTCCTGAAAAAATAAAGTGCGCTTTCACAGTTGTAAAAACGGCTGCACCTTTCACGTGCTCCCTTTCGCCTTCTACTTCCACTTCAAACGATTTTATTTCCTGTTTTTGTTTTTTCAGAATAGAAACCACATCAATCGCGCTGCAGGCAGCCATTGACATCAGCAAGGTTTGCATCGGTCGAACGCCCTTGTTATGCCCGCCAATTTTTTCTGCTGCATCATAGTGAACAGTTCGTCCATCTTCATTCCTGCCTTCAAAATGAAAAGCATCGTCAATCCGTTTGAGAGAAACTTTCATAGCGGAGCCAAAGGTAATTAAAGAATTATATTTGCGCGGTGCGGATAACGAGTTTTTAAGAATGCTGAAAAAGTTTACATATAACCAGCGTTTCCTATTAGAATCAGGAGAGGAATTACCTTCGCTTGAAATTGCTTTTCATACTTACGGTGAACTGAACAAGAAAAAAAACAATGCGATTTGGATTTGCCATGCGCTCACCGCAAATTCCGATTGCGCGGACTGGTGGAGCGGTTTGGTTGGAGAAGGGAAAATTTTTGACACAAAAAAATATTTTATTGTCTGCGCGAATATTCCCGGCTCGTGCTATGGAAGTTCCGGACCGCAAAGTATAAATCCAAAGACAGGCAGAAAATATTATTCGGAGTTTCCGCAAGTAACAATTCGCGACATGGTGAACGCGCATATTCTCCTGCGAAAACATTTGGGCATAGAAAAAATATTTATTGGCGCGGGCGGAAGCATGGGTGCTTACCAGATTTTGGAATGGTCGGTAATGGAGCCGAAAATTTTTGAGCGGATGATTCTGATGAATA harbors:
- a CDS encoding PLP-dependent transferase, coding for MKKRFETIAVRTRVKQTQEKENSSPLFLTSGFTFDSGEEMRAVFAEEKAGNIYSRFSNPGVKELEDKMALLEGTEAAYATATGMAAVFASFMAFLKTGDHIISARAIFGSTHTMLVKYFPKWGI
- a CDS encoding OsmC family protein: MKVSLKRIDDAFHFEGRNEDGRTVHYDAAEKIGGHNKGVRPMQTLLMSMAACSAIDVVSILKKQKQEIKSFEVEVEGEREHVKGAAVFTTVKAHFIFSGKIESEKAKRAVELSIEKYCSVAKTLRMAGAKVEYKVSVNEKKI